A window from Cydia amplana chromosome 12, ilCydAmpl1.1, whole genome shotgun sequence encodes these proteins:
- the LOC134652581 gene encoding protein hairy-like codes for MVADVGQTAVVPQLEKRDDNRKSNKPIMEKRRRARINNCLNELKALILDVMKKDPASHSKLEKADILEMTVKHLGGLRSSTPDRFRAGYRRCLSEVARFPGLDIELRKRLVKHLEGLAPGVRPVSPVTPTSTLDVEDAVLPSTVLISASPGSVHLVPTRLPNGDIALLLPPNVNVNTLGSLGAAVGAPTLVPFSRDPCYSPASSEGSPRPADLAPLALVTRKALDDKPWRPW; via the exons ATGGTGGCTGATGTTGGACAGACAGCGGTGGTACCGCAACTGGAGAAAAGGGATGATAATAGGAAG agcaATAAGCCGATAATGGAGAAGAGGAGAAGGGCGCGAATCAATAATTGTCTCAATGAGCTGAAAGCGCTTATACTAGATGTTATGAAAAAAGAC CCAGCAAGTCACTCGAAATTAGAAAAGGCAGACATCCTCGAGATGACCGTCAAACATTTAGGCGGTTTACGTTCCAGCACACCAGACAGATTCCGCGCGGGCTACCGGCGTTGCCTGTCCGAGGTTGCCCGGTTTCCAGGGCTGGATATCGAATTAAGGAAGAGGTTGGTGAAACACTTGGAAGGATTGGCGCCGGGCGTCAGGCCTGTCAGTCCTGTCACACCCACTTCGACTTTAGATGTAGAAGATGCAGTTTTGCCGTCTACTGTTTTGATCTCTG CCAGCCCCGGCTCAGTTCACCTAGTCCCTACACGTCTACCCAACGGCGACATCGCATTGCTTCTCCCACCCAACGTGAACGTTAACACATTAGGGTCTTTAGGAGCTGCTGTAGGGGCACCGACCCTAGTACCTTTCTCCCGAGACCCTTGTTACTCGCCTGCCAGTTCAGAGGGCTCCCCACGCCCCGCAGACCTCGCCCCTCTAGCTTTAGTTACGAGAAAAGCACTAGATGACAAACCGTGGAGGCCTTGGTGA
- the LOC134652580 gene encoding CTD nuclear envelope phosphatase 1 homolog, with translation MLKQLQMGLRAFMLLASKVWSCVCYMFKKQYRVLAQYQSVKYEVYPLSPVSRHRLSLVKRKMLVLDLDETLIHSHHDAMLRPTVKPGTPPDFVLKVTIDKHPVRFFVHKRPHVDYFLDIVSQWYELVVFTASMEIYGAAVADKLDNGRGILRRRFYRQHCTAEHGSYTKNLSSICDDLNRVFILDNSPGAYRDFPDNAIPIKSWFSDPLDSALLNLLPVLDALRFTHDVRSVLSRNLHLHRLW, from the exons ATGCTGAAACAATTGCAAATGGGCCTTCGCGCGTTTATGCTCCTTGCTTCGAAAGTATGGAGTTGTGTTTGTTATATGTTTAAGAAGCAATACCGAGTG TTGGCTCAATACCAATCTGTCAAGTATGAGGTGTACCCACTGTCCCCAGTATCTAGACATAGGCTGA GTCTagtaaagagaaagatgctgGTCCTAGACCTGGATGAGACGCTAATCCATTCGCACCACGACGCAATGCTGCGGCCGACAGTGAAGCCGGGGACCCCTCCAGACTTCGTGCTGAAGGTCACCATAGACAAGCATCCTGTCCGGTTCTTTGTACACAAGCGGCCACACGTCGACTACTTCCTTGATATA GTATCGCAGTGGTACGAGTTAGTGGTGTTCACAGCCTCGATGGAGATATACGGCGCGGCGGTCGCCGATAAGCTGGACAACGGGCGCGGTATACTGCGCCGCCGGTTTTATAG ACAACATTGCACGGCCGAGCACGGCTCGTACACCAAGAACCTGTCGTCGATATGCGACGACCTGAACAGGGTGTTCATATTGGATAACTCGCCCGGGGCCTACCGGGACTTTCCAG ACAACGCGATACCAATAAAATCGTGGTTCTCGGACCCGCTGGACTCGGCGCTGCTCAACCTGCTGCCGGTGCTGGACGCGCTGCGCTTCACGCACGACGTGCGCTCCGTGCTGTCGCGCAACCTGCACCTGCACCGGCTGTGGTAG
- the LOC134652881 gene encoding AP-2 complex subunit mu — translation MIGGLFVYNHKGEVLISRVYRDDIGRNAVDAFRVNVIHARQQVRSPVTNIARTSFFHIKRANIWLAAVTKQNVNAAMVFEFLLKIIDVMQSYFGKISEENIKNNFVLIYELLDEILDFGYPQNSDTGVLKTFITQQGIKSASKEEQAQITSQVTGQIGWRREGIKYRRNELFLDVLEYVNLLMSPQGQVLSAHVAGKVVMKSYLSGMPECKFGINDKIVMEAKGKGNGGISGNTDSDPARSGKPVVVIDDCQFHQCVKLSKFETEHSISFIPPDGEFELMRYRTTKDISLPFRVIPLVREVGRTKMEVKVVLKSTFKPSLLGQKIEVKIPTPLNTSGVQLICLKGKAKYKASENAIVWKIKRMAGMKETQLSAEIELLETDTKKKWTRPPISMGFEVPFAPSGFKVRYLKVFEPKLNYSDHDVIKWVRYIGRSGLYETRC, via the exons ATGATCGGTGGGTTGTTCGTGTACAACCACAAGGGCGAGGTGCTGATCTCGCGGGTGTACCGCGATGATATCGGGAGGAACGCCGTGGACGCGTTCCGGGTGAACGTGATTCACGCGCGGCAGCAAGTCCGCTCGCCCGTCACCAACATTGCGAGAACCTCGTTCTTTCACATCAAG CGAGCCAACATATGGCTGGCAGCAGTGACGAAGCAGAATGTGAACGCGGCCATGGTGTTCGAGTTCCTCCTGAAGATCATTGATGTGATGCAGTCCTACTTCGGCAAGATCTCGGAAGAGAACATCAAGAAcaattttgttcttatttatgaACTGCTTGATG AAATCCTGGACTTCGGTTACCCTCAGAACTCAGACACAGGAGTGCTGAAGACATTCATCACTCAACAAGGCATTAAGTCTGCCTCTAAGGAAGAACAAGCTCAAATCACCTCCCAG GTGACAGGGCAAATTGGATGGAGGCGCGAGGGCATCAAATACCGACGCAATGAACTCTTCCTTGATGTGCTGGAATACGTCAACCTCCTCATGTCGCCTCAAG GGCAAGTGCTGTCAGCTCACGTTGCTGGCAAAGTGGTGATGAAGTCGTACCTGTCGGGCATGCCCGAGTGCAAGTTCGGCATCAACGACAAAATCGTCATGGAGGCCAAGGGCAAGGGGAATG GTGGCATCTCCGGCAACACGGACAGCGACCCGGCGCGCTCCGGCAAGCCGGTGGTCGTCATCGACGACTGCCAGTTCCACCAGTGCGTGAAACTCAGCAAGTTCGAGACGGAGCACAGCATCTCCTTCATACCTCCGGACGGGGAGTTTGAACTCATGAG ATACCGCACAACAAAAGACATCTCGCTGCCATTCCGCGTGATCCCCCTAGTGCGAGAAGTGGGCCGCACTAAGATGGAAGTTAAGGTGGTGCTGAAGAGCACCTTCAAGCCTTCGCTGCTCGGGCAGAAGATCGAAGTCAAGATACCGACCCCGCTCAACACCAGCGGGGTTCAGCTTATCTGCCTCAAGGGGAAGGCTAAGTATAAG GCATCGGAGAACGCGATAGTGTGGAAGATCAAGCGCATGGCGGGCATGAAGGAGACTCAGCTGTCTGCCGAGATCGAGCTGCTGGAGACGGACACTAAGAAGAAGTGGACCCGCCCGCCCATCTCCATGGGCTTCGAGGTGCCTTTTGCGCCTTCCGGCTTCAAG GTCCGCTACCTGAAAGTGTTCGAGCCCAAACTGAACTACTCTGACCACGACGTGATCAAATGGGTGCGCTACATCGGCCGCTCCGGCCTCTACGAGACCAGATGCTAG